Part of the Panicum virgatum strain AP13 chromosome 4N, P.virgatum_v5, whole genome shotgun sequence genome is shown below.
GCGtcatatcaatgttatgtggaagaagaaagtcACCAATATAGGGGAGCCTCCACAAGCCCGACTTCTGGGCCCAGGCATGTTGCTTACCATATCCCACAAAACCACCACCTTCTTCGTTGACCACGAGAGTGTCTAACTGAGCATGAATCTCGGCACCTGTCATCATCTACGGTGGAGGGTTTCTAACTTCGACACCTTTCGTAAAGTTTTTCTTATCTCATCTGAATAGATGGTCAAGagggaggaattgtcgatgtttgtcgaaCGAATAATACTTGCCACCCTTCCACAACCAAATGAACATTAGATctgccttgcatactgggcaaGGGAACTTCCCGTGGACACACTAGCCGCAGAATATCCCATACGTTGGCATGTCACGCAGAGTATAGTGGTACCACACATACATTCTAAAGTTTGTCATTGTAGCTCGGTCGTATGTCCAAACCCCTTCCTCCCAAGCACGGATCAAATAATCAATCAGAGGCTTCATGTACACTCTCATATTATCCCTCGAGTGTCCAGAATTATTGTTCTGTCGTTGAAAAATgacgccgggggggggggggggttgaggaGGATAACGAAAACGAGCCAACATGTGTAAGGGGCAGCCGACATTCCATAAGGATTGAAGCCATCAGTTGCCAGCGCAACACATACGTTCCGAGCCTCCTCAGCTTTCTCTCGATGAATCTCGTCAAAATGGATACACGATTCAGCATCGGATGGATGTACAAGCTTCTCAGGATTCTATCGAGTTCTCTTTTTTGTGAATATCATTTTTCGAATCATTATATTCTACTATTCAAAACACTTCCAGTTCAAATTTTACTAATCTCCAAGAAATCCATTCAATTATATTAAATGACTATATATAGCAAAAAgattgagaaaaattccaaaactagaCATGGAGTACCACGGATAGTATGTTGATAGCAGAAAAAAGAGGGCAGAATCAAATTATTTTAAAAcaatatttgccgtgtgctataCTTGAGGCACACGATAAACAAATAATACATACGGCAAAACTTTAGATTTGCCATGTGTCCTTCTTGGCACACAGCAAAAGAAACGGCCGTCACCCGGCTGTCATTGGATGGTAATTTTGTTGTGCGCCATAcgtcaggcacacggcaaaaatcgTGCTTTCGCCgtgtgttttcttttgctgtgtGTTTCTTTTGTTGACACACGGCAATTTCAGTCTTTTGTTGACACACGACAATTtcagcctttgccgtgtgtgaGGGCTACGGCAAACGCAGCATTTGCCGTGTGGCatatttttgccgtgtgctattcGGGGGACACTCGTTAAAAGGACGTTTTGCCAAGTGCCCGATAAATTGCTCACAGCAAACAGTAGGGCACACGCAAAGTATTCGGTAGTGACTTATGGTAGCCAAACGGGGCTAAGCTGTGGGCTTTGAAAGGTGCGAcaggaatcaattttgggctaTAAATACTTGATGATTAGAATGAGAATCCTGAGTTAAGATCATATAATCTCTTTTGTGTACATCAATATCTATCACGCAGTGCATGCGCATTTGCTTGCAACTCAATTAAGTTGTGGGCAGCCATGGAGGCAACGGCGCTGAGTTTGGCCAAGGTCACCCTCGAGACGCTGCTGCCGGTGGCCAAGAACGCCCTGGCCGATGAGGTCATACTCCTGCTCGGCGTCCACGAGGAGGTGTCCTTCATTACCAACGAGCTGGAGATGATGCAAGCCTTCCTGCGGGCGGCTGGCGCAGATCACCGGGCCAGCAACGAGGTCGCCAGGATATGGGTGAAGCAGGTCCGTGACCTGGCGTACGACGTTGAGGATTGCCTCCAGGAGTACCTCGCCCTCGACCTTGGCTCCGCCGTGGGATTGGGATGCGACGGCCTGCCGCCTTGGGCACGGTGGCTCAGGGCGTGTACTGCAGTGCCGTCTCCCGGCCGGCTGAGAACCAAGCACCAGATCGCCGTCCGGATAAAGCAAGTGAAAGGCAGGGTGGAAGAGATCAGCAAAAGAAACCTCCGCTACAGCATCATCGCCCAGCCAGCCGGCCCTGCCGCCGTCCACGACATCGCCATCGAACACCAAGTTGTCGACGCCGAGAATTTTGCGGCCGGCATCGCCACCGAGGAGTCGGACCTCGTCGGGCGTGACCGACATCGGGCGGAGCTGGTCGACCACCTCGTGAGCTTGCCGGTCAGCGGCGAGCCGCTCCAGGTGTTGGCTCTCTGGGGCATGGGTGGCGTCGGCAAGACGGTGCTCGCCAGGGATGTGCTGAGAAGCCCGAGAGTGAGGCAGGCATTCCAGCTCCGGCCCTGGGTCACCGTGCCACACCCCCTGGTCATGGACGAATTCATCGCGAGCTTGGCGAGCCAGCTGGAAATGGTGGAGGCCGAGCCGGGCTCGCTCGTGCCCTTGCACACCAAAGCCATGCGCCACCTTCGTGACCGGAAGTACGCGATGGTTGTGGACGACGTGCTGACCATTGCCGAGTGGGAGAAGATCAAGCAGGCTCTCCCGGACAGCAGCACGGGGAGCTGCGTCGTCGTGACGACGAGGGACGAGGCCGTCGCCATGCACTGCTCGACATCGCCCGGGCATGTGCGCCAGCTCAACTATCTCTCACACGCGGAGTCTTTCCAGCTCCTCTGCAAGAAGGTGCCACTGCAGGAGGGGGGCCCACTGATGCCCATGGTGGATCCCATCCTCGAGAGATGCCGTGGGCTGCCTCTCGCGATTGCCGCCGTCGGGAAGCTGCTGGCTACGATGAAGACGCCGGCGGAGTGGAACAAGCTGCATGATCACCTCGGGTCGGAGCTGAAGGGCAACCCGCGGCTTGAAGAGATCACTAATGTCCTCACATCCAGCTATGAGGGGCTGCCGTATCACCTCAAGTCCTGCTTCCTCTACCTCAGCATCTTTCCCAAGTACCGTGAGCTTCGCCAGACCCGGGTGTCGTGGCGGTGGATGGCCGAGGGGCTCGTGCGGCCGGAGAGTTCATCTGGCATGGACCCCGAGGACATCGGGGAGAACTACTTCAACCAGCTCATCAGCAGGAGCATGATCCAACCAGCCACCACCTGGGTCAACCTCCACGACAGGATCAACACGGCCCAGGTTCATGACATGATGCGAGAGATCATCCTGGCTAAGGCCACTGAGGAGAACCAACTGTTCATTCTCAACGCCCGCCTTCCGTCGAGGCTCCCACGGGAGAAGATCCGGCACTTGGTACTCACCAGCGACGACTACTGTCGCTGGCCGGCTCGCAGCGACACCACTGCTATTCTGGACGGCATTCGCAACATGTGGCAGGTCCGGTCACTGACCGTCAATGGAGAGTGCCCACCGCGCCTAATTATTCCCTCCAAGATGAAGATGCTTCGAGTCCTCGACCTGGAGGACAGCACCAACGCCACGGATGAGCACCTCTCGGGTATCGGCGAGCTTCTCCAACTCAAGTATCTGGGGCTCAGAAAGACAGGCATCACCAAGCTACCGGAGTCACTGGGAAGGCTCAAGTTCCTACGGTCACTGGACGTCCGAGGCACCAAGGTCACCACAATCCCACAAGGTGTTACCAAGCTTGAGAGGCTGCGGCACCTTATGGCCGGGAACGGCATGCTGCATGATGATGACAACACCATCAGCTCCTTGCCGTCCAGGCCATGCTTCTCCTGGAGGGCAATGAGCAGCATCAGTGCCAGAAAACTAGCCAGAAAACTTACCGTGAGTAGTAGTATTGGAAAACACAGCGGTGTATGGCTTCCTGATGGCTTTGGGAGGCTGAAAAGCATGCATAATCTTGGCACGGTGGATGTCGGGAATGATGGCCAGCGCATACTCAAGGACATAAGCAAGTTGGCTGGCCTGACCAACCTTGAAATTACTGAGCTCACTGACAGAGATGGCCCTGAATTTTGCAACATGATCCATGAGCTCGTCAGTCTTAGGGACCTGGAAGTGCGCTCTAGGTCGGGCAGGAGCAGGTCACTTCATTGCCTAAACATGATAGAATCACCCCCGCCGCATCTCATCACTCTTCGCCTTTGTGGTCATCTTGGCAGGCTTCCCTCGTGGATTGGGCACCTCCAAGACATCACCAAGATCAAGCTGCTGGCCACAGAGCTGGAGCAAGATGCGATCGAGATGCTCGGTGATCTCCCAAACCTGACTGGTCTGCATCTCTGGAGGATGTCCTACATAGGGCGAGAACTGCGCTTTGGCACCGGAAAATTTCCCAAGCTCAAGCTCATGGACATCAACCGCCTGGAAGACCTGGTGTCATTGGTAATCGAAGGAGCATCGACACCGCAGCTCGAGTGGCTGTGGCTCAAACAGTGCTGTAGGTTGAGTGACGATGAGAACGGCATTGTTGGCGTGCCACTCCTGCACCGATTGAGAGAACTTCAGATCATGTTCTGCGGTGACAAGCCCAACAAGCTTGTGGACCTGCTACAGAAACAGCTAGGAGACCACCAAAATCGCCCACTTTTTGAGTGTTTTTGAAAtgtaaagatttttttttcatttgcttGCAGGCGTACACACTAACCCCCGTCCCGTACACACTCGATCCAGATGTAATCTACAACTATGCAATGTTATCAGATCATCCGACTAATCATGATTAGTCAACTAATCATCCTTATCGGTTCCTTGGTACTGATTACACTCACCGACTCGATTAGCTCGACTAGATTACAAGATGTCCGATTAGTCATCAACTAATCATGATTAGTCGTCTGATTAGACATAGAACAACTAATATCTGATTCATAATACACTTCCTAAGGTTTGTAATCCATTACTAATCTCTCTTAACTATACTTACCATTTACAATTTGCTTAAGGATGTTTGTTTGGTGAGATATTTATGTGTTGGACCAACCAACTACGGTTGAATCTTAATCTTTATTGTTTGTCTATGTATTCTCTGCTGTAATTAAAAATTGACCATctatttaatatatatatacatcctAGTATCAGGAGATTTAGATAGGACGACTAGACTACCGATTAGGTTCGACTAGCCTCAACTAATCAGCCTGATCAATAATTAATCATGATTAGTCATCTTATCGGTGCCCTTATGACTAGGTTCGATAATACGATAATATTTTGGTTATTATTATGGTCATTATAACTTATCATTCATTATATTATGTAtttgctttgaaatttttttatatgcGGCATACCTAGCCGCAAATTCCTAGCTCCGCCACTAGCATACAAGCAGGGGTATGTTGTCCAATATATTTGTTTGGTGATTTGTTTGAGTAGAAAATATTATTGTATGAGCTATAGTGTCCAACACCAAATTACCACACTAGTGTAGTGTCTTTGAGCAAAGATATAAATTTTTAATGGCTTGTGGCAAAAATCATCTTTGAGCCGTGTCATGTAGCCAATTTTACCTTCTTATTCTTTTTGTTCTGATTTGTAATATAATTTCAATAGTGAATGAATACCAACTCAGGGGCGGATATGGGCCTAATAGGGAGGGCCGTGACCCTGATCTATTTATATCTCCTACTCCCTTCATCCCACAATATTAGCACTCCAAGCATTCAAATTTTTTCTCACAATGTAAGCACTTATGCAGTTCTGTGGGCCCCACACACAGTGATTCCCCTCACCCCCAAGGCAAGCCATGGCACATGTGCggcagagaaaaaaaaaatccccaatCGCCTCATCTCCTTCCCCAGCCTCTCCGGTCGCCATCACCTCCCCACCCTCCGTCCCCACATGGAAGCGGCGAGTGATGGAGAGTGCAGGTGCCGGTGAGCTGAGCGGCACCGGTGGTAGGTTCCTGATGAGGACGCGGAGGTGCCATCGGCAGCAGATTTGTAAGCGCTGCCACCAGGATTTGTGGCGGCGGTGGTTGGTGCTATGGCCGCGCCCCCAATAGCTGACGAGGCATGGCGCCGGTGGGAGCGGCCACGGAGTCGACAGATGGTGCTACTGTGGAGGCGTCGCGCGGGAgttgctggtgctggtgcggtggcggcggaccAGCGGATGGCTGGTGAGCGGGAGCAGCTATGACGGCGGTGTGGGAGGGGTAGCATCGGCGGTTGTTGTGGCTGGGGTGggaggcacggcggcgccggctgctgcAGAGTCGACGGGAGCTTCTCCGGCATTGGATTGTGCTGGTCAGTTTTGACTTCTGACGAGGACATCTTACCTATGCACGACGCCACAGAATTCCATTTTGGAGGGCATCAGTGGCTCGGTCTTGTTGGTGGTCCACTGTCTGCTATTGTACCTTTGTGGTGGGCCACTACACAACTTTGCACATTCGTCATTTTAACATAGTGTTATTTCTTCCATTTGAATGCTCCAAATGTTAATTTTGTGttacggagggagtatagttttacattttttttgagggaCTGCACTAGCTTTATTCATATATCAGAGTAACTAGTACAAACTCCATCCGGGGGAGCCAAAAACCAAACATGACGTACTAACGATTCATAAATCGAGATTTTAGCAAGCCTGTGAGCATCTCCGTTTGAAATTCTTCCTTCATGGACAAGAAGGGCGTCCGTGAAGCTCGCCAATCCCGCCTTGATTTCTCTGACAATGTGGCCATACAAGCCCATCCCTGGCCCTTGTGCGCTGCTCACCACGTTTGCGCAGTCGGAAGCCATTCTGAACCTCTGCAGCCCCAAGTCTCTCGCCAGAGCCAAACCTTCTCTGCAGGCCATCGCTTCTGCAACTTCTGGCATCGACACTCCTTCCAGAACAATTGCTGAGGCACCCTGAAAATTGCCTATATCATCCCTCGCCACAGCAGCCAGGGCTACTATATTTGAGTTTTTCGACAGTGCTGCGTCAACATTAATCTCCATCATGCCCCGCGGAGGGGGTATCCAGCGTGGTGCTTGGGGCCGCACCCCAACAGGCCTTTGCTCCATTGTTGTCTCCATTTGCAGGTCCGAAAGGAAACACTCAACAAAGCTGTGGGTCGACAACGGACTCTGAAACAAACCTTCATGAATAGCTTTCCGTCTTGCATACCATAT
Proteins encoded:
- the LOC120671000 gene encoding disease resistance protein RPM1-like isoform X1; translated protein: MEATALSLAKVTLETLLPVAKNALADEVILLLGVHEEVSFITNELEMMQAFLRAAGADHRASNEVARIWVKQVRDLAYDVEDCLQEYLALDLGSAVGLGCDGLPPWARWLRACTAVPSPGRLRTKHQIAVRIKQVKGRVEEISKRNLRYSIIAQPAGPAAVHDIAIEHQVVDAENFAAGIATEESDLVGRDRHRAELVDHLVSLPVSGEPLQVLALWGMGGVGKTVLARDVLRSPRVRQAFQLRPWVTVPHPLVMDEFIASLASQLEMVEAEPGSLVPLHTKAMRHLRDRKYAMVVDDVLTIAEWEKIKQALPDSSTGSCVVVTTRDEAVAMHCSTSPGHVRQLNYLSHAESFQLLCKKVPLQEGGPLMPMVDPILERCRGLPLAIAAVGKLLATMKTPAEWNKLHDHLGSELKGNPRLEEITNVLTSSYEGLPYHLKSCFLYLSIFPKYRELRQTRVSWRWMAEGLVRPESSSGMDPEDIGENYFNQLISRSMIQPATTWVNLHDRINTAQVHDMMREIILAKATEENQLFILNARLPSRLPREKIRHLVLTSDDYCRWPARSDTTAILDGIRNMWQVRSLTVNGECPPRLIIPSKMKMLRVLDLEDSTNATDEHLSGIGELLQLKYLGLRKTGITKLPESLGRLKFLRSLDVRGTKVTTIPQGVTKLERLRHLMAGNGMLHDDDNTISSLPSRPCFSWRAMSSISARKLARKLTVSSSIGKHSGVWLPDGFGRLKSMHNLGTVDVGNDGQRILKDISKLAGLTNLEITELTDRDGPEFCNMIHELVSLRDLEVRSRSGRSRLPSWIGHLQDITKIKLLATELEQDAIEMLGDLPNLTGLHLWRMSYIGRELRFGTGKFPKLKLMDINRLEDLVSLVIEGASTPQLEWLWLKQCCRLSDDENGIVGVPLLHRLRELQIMFCGDKPNKLVDLLQKQLGDHQNRPLFECF
- the LOC120671000 gene encoding disease resistance protein RPM1-like isoform X2 yields the protein MEATALSLAKVTLETLLPVAKNALADEVILLLGVHEEVSFITNELEMMQAFLRAAGADHRASNEVARIWVKQVRDLAYDVEDCLQEYLALDLGSAVGLGCDGLPPWARWLRACTAVPSPGRLRTKHQIAVRIKQVKGRVEEISKRNLRYSIIAQPAGPAAVHDIAIEHQVVDAENFAAGIATEESDLVGRDRHRAELVDHLVSLPVSGEPLQVLALWGMGGVGKTVLARDVLRSPRVRQAFQLRPWVTVPHPLVMDEFIASLASQLEMVEAEPGSLVPLHTKAMRHLRDRKYAMVVDDVLTIAEWEKIKQALPDSSTGSCVVVTTRDEAVAMHCSTSPGHVRQLNYLSHAESFQLLCKKVPLQEGGPLMPMVDPILERCRGLPLAIAAVGKLLATMKTPAEWNKLHDHLGSELKGNPRLEEITNVLTSSYEGLPYHLKSCFLYLSIFPKYRELRQTRVSWRWMAEGLVRPESSSGMDPEDIGENYFNQLISRSMIQPATTWVNLHDRINTAQVHDMMREIILAKATEENQLFILNARLPSRLPREKIRHLVLTSDDYCRWPARSDTTAILDGIRNMWQVRSLTVNGECPPRLIIPSKMKMLRVLDLEDSTNATDEHLSGIGELLQLKYLGLRKTGITKLPESLGRLKFLRSLDVRGTKVTTIPQGVTKLERLRHLMAGNGMLHDDDNTISSLPSRPCFSWRAMSSISARKLARKLTVSSSIGKHSGVWLPDGFGRLKSMHNLGTVDVGNDGQRILKDISKLAGLTNLEITELTDRDGPEFCNMIHELVSLRDLEVRSRLPSWIGHLQDITKIKLLATELEQDAIEMLGDLPNLTGLHLWRMSYIGRELRFGTGKFPKLKLMDINRLEDLVSLVIEGASTPQLEWLWLKQCCRLSDDENGIVGVPLLHRLRELQIMFCGDKPNKLVDLLQKQLGDHQNRPLFECF